The DNA window CGGGGCCGGGTACATCAATTCGGTTTGCGGCTTTTGCCCAGACCGGCCATTGAGACCACTTGCGCCGCCTGGGGCTCATCCGTGTAGTAGGGCCGCTCGGTGACGCGCCCCTGCTGATCCGCCCATTCCCGTTCCCGCGCCGAGATCAGGGCCAGGCACTGGCGCACGTCCTCGATGGTCCCCGCCGACAATGGATGCTTCATCCCCGGCGGCGGGGTAACGTCCCGGATGATCGCGGTCAGCGTCTTGCGCATGGCCACCAGAATTTGTTGCTCTTTCGTCAGGTCTTGCATCTAGGCCTCTGGGAGCAAATTGATAAATTGGGTCCGACCAAACCGGAGCCAAGGGTTGCCTAAAGGTGACCCTTGGCAAACAGGACTTCAAGTTCCGCCTCGGAGATGACTCCGAACACCCAGCTCCAAGGCTTTGTCTATTTGACCCGGCCGCTTCGCCCGCTAGCAGAAAGTCGGTCTTGGCGAAACGCTGCCGCTCATCTTGGCCCACGGACTCAGGAGCCGGTCCATGATTTCATCCGGGGCCGGCTCAGGGTACCGGTGATGACGAAGGTGCGGCCCACGAGGGACTGCTCCCGATTGGCCTTGAAACCGGAGCCTCCCCCGGTCCCGGGCCATTGGATGCCGGCGGCCAGGAGCTTGCGGATGACCTCCTGATTATGGGGCTGAGCGAAGAAGCGCACGATCTGATCCGCCACCTTGTCGCCGATCCCCGCTACCAATACCTGCTTGCGGTTCTCCAAGTCTTCGGGGCCGGCCCGACGCAGGGCCTCCAGGGTCGGGAAACGGGCCACGATGGCCTCGGCCAGGCGCGGGGAGATGCCCGGAATCGACTGGCTCGCCAGCCAGTCCGTCAGACCCTCCCCGGCGTCCGGCGCCAACTCGGGATGGCGGGCGAGGAAACCGGTGATAGCCTGGGCCTTGGCCGGTCCCAGACCGGGGACACCGCGCTGGGGGACCAGATCCTCCAGGCCTACCGCCATCAGGGGTTCCAGGTCACCGAAGTGATCCGCCAAGGCCAGGGCCGTGGCCTCCCCCACCTCGCGGATGCCGAGGGCGAAAATAAAACGTGCCAGGCTGGTGGAGCGACTGCGCTCCAGGGCTGCAAGCAGATTTTGGGCGGACTTGTCGCCCATGAGCTCCAGGCTGGCCAGATCTTCATGGCGCAGGGCATAGAGGTCCGCGGGGTCCCGCGCCAAATCCCGCTCGACCAACTGGTCCACCATTTCCTCGCCCAAGCCCTCGATGTCCATGGCCCGACGGGAGGCGAAGTGGAGTATGGCCCGCTTGCGTTGGGCAGGGCAGTGGAGCCGCCGACACAGCGGGCCACTCGCCCTCCCGGGCTCGATGACCGCCGAGCCGCAGACCGGGCAGGCAGCAGGGAGGGCTACCGGCGGCACCACCGGCGGCATCCAGGAGCACGCGCACGATCTCCGGAATGACATCCCCAGCGCGACGGACAACCACGGTGTCGCCGGGGCGGACATCCCTTGCGCCGCACCTCGTCGATATTATGTAGGGTGGCATTGGCAGCAGGAGACGCCCCTGACCGAACGGGGTTGAGACGCGCCACCGGGGGCCACGGCGCCGGTGCGGCCACGCTGAATTCCACGGCCTCGACGATCGTTAACGCCTCCATGGCCGGGAACT is part of the Chromatiaceae bacterium genome and encodes:
- a CDS encoding segregation and condensation protein A codes for the protein MQDLTKEQQILVAMRKTLTAIIRDVTPPPGMKHPLSAGTIEDVRQCLALISAREREWADQQGRVTERPYYTDEPQAAQVVSMAGLGKSRKPN